A window from Triticum aestivum cultivar Chinese Spring chromosome 6D, IWGSC CS RefSeq v2.1, whole genome shotgun sequence encodes these proteins:
- the LOC123145947 gene encoding F-box/LRR-repeat protein 14: MEDLPEPLLADIIKRITVSSDLNSLCLVSKQLCAVEAEHRGTIRVGCGVDPTTEALTSLFSRFSNLWKVEINYSGWTPSHGDQVNNQGILVLSHHCPLLSDLTLSFCAHIDDAGLSYLAYCRKLRSLELSFAPAITSTGIFRVAVSCCYLSVLHLVDCIAIESVEWLEYLGRYGSLGELVLKDCDGISQYDLLKFGPGWRKLQRFEFEINGTYWLSERPDPSYVVGYPSSYDICCDNLKDLRLAHIVTKPEIGLRFLLGKCKALETLYLEYVIGLNEDEVISLFQRCCNLKTISLRLMPLRCEDHWFRTALTDDSLEALALSCPMLQVVELTFTFCEPSYPTEIGFTQKGILTLIQSCPIRALVLNGASIFDDEGMKGLSSTQFLEKLDLVDCCSVSDAGMYLIAQAPCLSHLTLRKCSSVTDDGLAALARSQKLESLTVIGCRRISQEGVQGAAKSVCYSSETESHNSLKGMNVYRKIRQSP, translated from the coding sequence ATGGAGGATCTCCCGGAGCCACTGCTTGCAGATATCATCAAGAGGATTACCGTGTCGAGTGATCTCAATTCTCTTTGCCTCGTGTCAAAGCAGTTGTGCGCTGTCGAGGCGGAGCATAGGGGTACTATCCGTGTTGGCTGTGGCGTTGACCCTACAACGGAAGCCTTGACATCACTGTTCTCCCGGTTCTCCAATTTATGGAAAGTGGAGATCAATTACTCTGGTTGGACGCCCAGTCATGGGGACCAGGTGAACAACCAAGGAATCCTTGTTCTATCGCATCATTGCCCCTTGCTGTCTGATCTCACCTTAAGCTTCTGTGCACACATTGATGATGCTGGTCTTAGTTATCTAGCTTACTGCAGAAAGTTGAGGTCCCTCGAGCTGAGCTTTGCACCAGCAATAACTTCAACTGGGATTTTCCGGGTGGCCGTTAGTTGCTGCTATCTCTCTGTTCTCCACCTTGTTGACTGTATAGCAATAGAGAGCGTGGAGTGGCTGGAGTACCTTGGGAGGTATGGATCATTAGGGGAACTTGTTCTAAAGGATTGTGATGGAATCAGTCAGTATGACCTCCTAAAGTTTGGTCCAGGATGGAGGAAGCTCCAAAGGTTTGAGTTTGAGATTAATGGAACTTACTGGCTGAGTGAGCGCCCTGATCCCTCATACGTGGTTGGCTACCCATCTAGCTATGACATTTGTTGTGATAATTTGAAGGATCTTAGGTTGGCTCATATTGTAACTAAGCCGGAAATTGGACTCCGTTTTCTCCTGGGGAAGTGCAAAGCATTGGAGACACTTTACCTGGAGTATGTTATTGGTCTAAATGAGGATGAAGTGATTTCACTATTCCAGAGGTGCTGCAACCTTAAAACCATCTCACTTCGGCTCATGCCTCTGCGCTGTGAAGATCATTGGTTTAGGACGGCATTGACTGATGACAGCCTAGAGGCCCTAGCTCTAAGCTGCCCTATGCTTCAGGTTGTTGAGCTCACTTTCACATTTTGTGAACCCTCTTATCCTACTGAAATAGGCTTCACACAGAAGGGTATTCTGACGCTTATCCAATCATGTCCGATTCGTGCTCTTGTGCTAAATGGTGCCAGCATATTTGATGATGAGGGGATGAAGGGCCTGTCATCCACACAGTTCCTGGAGAAGCTCGATCTCGTGGATTGCTGCTCTGTATCTGATGCTGGGATGTACCTCATTGCTCAGGCTCCTTGTTTGAGTCACCTCACACTCCGGAAATGTAGTAGCGTGACAGATGATGGGTTGGCTGCATTGGCACGTTCACAGAAGTTGGAGTCACTGACCGTTATAGGCTGCCGCCGGATCTCTCAGGAGGGTGTGCAGGGTGCTGCCAAATCAGTTTGCTACTCATCGGAGACTGAAAGCCACAACAGCCTAAAAGGAATGAACGTGTACAGGAAAATACGCCAGTCACCCTGA